From the Cryptomeria japonica chromosome 2, Sugi_1.0, whole genome shotgun sequence genome, one window contains:
- the LOC131035271 gene encoding UDP-glucuronate:xylan alpha-glucuronosyltransferase 2 isoform X1 — protein sequence MVRPGITVRGCRPFGARLRLIIILLFMAACTRWMFLTPFSLKLDYELRNSTQHDHRKVRWRDSEKVEAIWERSLREERNPHDINVIDWRKLSSMITSVMETNQSMKIALVNIQEEEAYQWETLGETKVIKFDLIDSEEVQWTDLFPEWIDEEEQYTAPACPNVPMPEIEDETKFDLVVTRVPCRKPEKGWSRDVVRLQIQLVAARVAAKLSRNGKSMAMLFLTSCRPMLDLFRCEDLVKQQDDVWLYTSQVKKLAHKISLPVGSCELAVPLKDQGKMVQMANAKANRSEAYATILHSSETYVCGAIVLAQSIRMSGSSKDLIILVDKRVREEKRKGLRAAGWQVREIRRIRNPMAEKESYNEWNYSKFRLWQLTEYDKIIFIDSDLLILRNLDFLFDLPQISATGNSRFVFNSGMMVIEPSNCTFRYLMDHRKDIISYNGGDQGYLNEVFTWWHRLPRRINYLKHFWSNDTEEYEMKTSLFGADPPELYVLHFLGVKPWLCYRDYDCNWNVENQRSYASNVAHARWWKVHDNMPTQLHKFCLVPALQKEILEWDRLQAQIAGFTDQHWKRNITDPRLYM from the exons ATGGTGAGACCAGGAATAACAGTAAGAGGGTGCAGGCCTTTTGGAGCAAGGCTCAGGCTTATTATCATACTCCTTTTCATGGCTGCTTGTACTAGGTGGATGTTTTTAACTCCTTTTTCTTTGAAGCTTGACTATGAGCTCCGAAATTCAACACAACATGATCACAGGAAGGTAAG ATGGAGAGATTCAGAAAAAGTGGAAGCCATATGGGAAAGAAGCCTGAGAGAAGAGAGGAATCCACATGACATTAATGTTATTGATTGGCGTAAGCTTAGTTCCATGATTACATCTGTTATGGAAACTAACCAGAGCATGAAGATTGCGCTTGTGAATATTCAAGAAGAAGAAGCTTATCAATGGGAAACTCTGGGAGAAACCAAAGTAATAAAATTTGATCTAATTGATTCAGAGGAAGTGCAGTGGACTGATCTGTTTCCAGAGTGGATAGACGAAGAAGAGCAGTATACAGCTCCTGCCTGTCCAAATGTACCAATGCCAGAGATTGAAGATGAAACAAAGTTTGATTTGGTTGTTACAAGAGTGCCTTGCAGGAAACCAGAGAAAGGGTGGTCTAGAGATGTTGTGCGCCTTCAAATCCAGCTTGTTGCTGCACGGGTTGCTGCTAAGCTTTCCAGAAATGGGAAGAGCATGGCTATGCTGTTTTTGACTTCATGTCGACCAATGCTTGATCTGTTTAGGTGTGAAGACCTTGTTAAGCAACAGGATGATGTTTGGCTTTACACATCCCAGGTTAAAAAGCTGGCTCACAAGATTTCTCTGCCTGTTGGATCTTGTGAATTGGCTGTGCCCCTCAAAGATCAAG GCAAGATGGTCCAGATGGCAAATGCAAAGGCAAATCGGAGCGAAGCATACGCCACAATTCTTCATTCCTCAGAAACGTATGTATGCGGTGCCATAGTTCTGGCGCAGAGCATACGAATGAGCGGGTCAAGCAAGGATCTCATCATTTTGGTGGACAAGAGGGTTAGAGAAGAGAAACGAAAAGGGCTACGAGCAGCCGGGTGGCAGGTACGAGAAATACGCAGGATCAGAAACCCCATGGCCGAAAAGGAATCCTATAACGAGTGGAATTACAGCAAATTCAGGCTATGGCAGCTCACTGAGTATGACAAAATCATCTTCATTGACTCTGATCTTCTCATTCTTCGAAATTTAGACTTCTTATTCGATCTCCCGCAAATCTCTGCCACCGGCAACAGCAGATTCGTCTTCAACTCGGGAATGATGGTGATCGAGCCCTCCAATTGCACTTTCAG ATACCTGATGGATCACAGAAAAGATATCATATCTTACAATGGTGGAGACCAGGGTTACCTGAATGAGGTGTTCACATGGTGGCACAGGCTGCCTAGGCGAATAAACTACTTGAAACATTTCTGGTCCAATGATACCGAAGAATATGAGATGAAAACCAGTCTGTTTGGTGCAGATCCTCCAGAGCTATATGTGCTGCATTTCTTGGGCGTAAAGCCTTGGTTGTGTTACAGGGATTATGACTGCAACTGGAATGTAGAGAACCAGAGGTCTTATGCAAGCAATGTTGCTCATGCCAGATGGTGGAAGGTTCATGACAATATGCCAACTCAACTGCACAAATTTTGCCTCGTTCCTGCACTTCAGAAGGAGATTTTGGAGTGGGATAGGTTGCAAGCTCAAATCGCAGGGTTCACAGATCAGCACTGGAAGCGCAATATCACAGATCCTAGACTGTATATGTGA
- the LOC131035271 gene encoding UDP-glucuronate:xylan alpha-glucuronosyltransferase 2 isoform X2, with amino-acid sequence MSSEIQHNMITGRWRDSEKVEAIWERSLREERNPHDINVIDWRKLSSMITSVMETNQSMKIALVNIQEEEAYQWETLGETKVIKFDLIDSEEVQWTDLFPEWIDEEEQYTAPACPNVPMPEIEDETKFDLVVTRVPCRKPEKGWSRDVVRLQIQLVAARVAAKLSRNGKSMAMLFLTSCRPMLDLFRCEDLVKQQDDVWLYTSQVKKLAHKISLPVGSCELAVPLKDQGKMVQMANAKANRSEAYATILHSSETYVCGAIVLAQSIRMSGSSKDLIILVDKRVREEKRKGLRAAGWQVREIRRIRNPMAEKESYNEWNYSKFRLWQLTEYDKIIFIDSDLLILRNLDFLFDLPQISATGNSRFVFNSGMMVIEPSNCTFRYLMDHRKDIISYNGGDQGYLNEVFTWWHRLPRRINYLKHFWSNDTEEYEMKTSLFGADPPELYVLHFLGVKPWLCYRDYDCNWNVENQRSYASNVAHARWWKVHDNMPTQLHKFCLVPALQKEILEWDRLQAQIAGFTDQHWKRNITDPRLYM; translated from the exons ATGAGCTCCGAAATTCAACACAACATGATCACAGGAAG ATGGAGAGATTCAGAAAAAGTGGAAGCCATATGGGAAAGAAGCCTGAGAGAAGAGAGGAATCCACATGACATTAATGTTATTGATTGGCGTAAGCTTAGTTCCATGATTACATCTGTTATGGAAACTAACCAGAGCATGAAGATTGCGCTTGTGAATATTCAAGAAGAAGAAGCTTATCAATGGGAAACTCTGGGAGAAACCAAAGTAATAAAATTTGATCTAATTGATTCAGAGGAAGTGCAGTGGACTGATCTGTTTCCAGAGTGGATAGACGAAGAAGAGCAGTATACAGCTCCTGCCTGTCCAAATGTACCAATGCCAGAGATTGAAGATGAAACAAAGTTTGATTTGGTTGTTACAAGAGTGCCTTGCAGGAAACCAGAGAAAGGGTGGTCTAGAGATGTTGTGCGCCTTCAAATCCAGCTTGTTGCTGCACGGGTTGCTGCTAAGCTTTCCAGAAATGGGAAGAGCATGGCTATGCTGTTTTTGACTTCATGTCGACCAATGCTTGATCTGTTTAGGTGTGAAGACCTTGTTAAGCAACAGGATGATGTTTGGCTTTACACATCCCAGGTTAAAAAGCTGGCTCACAAGATTTCTCTGCCTGTTGGATCTTGTGAATTGGCTGTGCCCCTCAAAGATCAAG GCAAGATGGTCCAGATGGCAAATGCAAAGGCAAATCGGAGCGAAGCATACGCCACAATTCTTCATTCCTCAGAAACGTATGTATGCGGTGCCATAGTTCTGGCGCAGAGCATACGAATGAGCGGGTCAAGCAAGGATCTCATCATTTTGGTGGACAAGAGGGTTAGAGAAGAGAAACGAAAAGGGCTACGAGCAGCCGGGTGGCAGGTACGAGAAATACGCAGGATCAGAAACCCCATGGCCGAAAAGGAATCCTATAACGAGTGGAATTACAGCAAATTCAGGCTATGGCAGCTCACTGAGTATGACAAAATCATCTTCATTGACTCTGATCTTCTCATTCTTCGAAATTTAGACTTCTTATTCGATCTCCCGCAAATCTCTGCCACCGGCAACAGCAGATTCGTCTTCAACTCGGGAATGATGGTGATCGAGCCCTCCAATTGCACTTTCAG ATACCTGATGGATCACAGAAAAGATATCATATCTTACAATGGTGGAGACCAGGGTTACCTGAATGAGGTGTTCACATGGTGGCACAGGCTGCCTAGGCGAATAAACTACTTGAAACATTTCTGGTCCAATGATACCGAAGAATATGAGATGAAAACCAGTCTGTTTGGTGCAGATCCTCCAGAGCTATATGTGCTGCATTTCTTGGGCGTAAAGCCTTGGTTGTGTTACAGGGATTATGACTGCAACTGGAATGTAGAGAACCAGAGGTCTTATGCAAGCAATGTTGCTCATGCCAGATGGTGGAAGGTTCATGACAATATGCCAACTCAACTGCACAAATTTTGCCTCGTTCCTGCACTTCAGAAGGAGATTTTGGAGTGGGATAGGTTGCAAGCTCAAATCGCAGGGTTCACAGATCAGCACTGGAAGCGCAATATCACAGATCCTAGACTGTATATGTGA